TACAGTACCCTTCACTCATTCCCTGACATTGCTGCAAGGGGGGACCAGGATGCCCTAGCAGTGGTGCAGGGAGGTCTTGCCTTGAGGGGAGAACATGCTTACCCCACTCATCTCTGCCTTTGACCACCAGCTGTCGCACTCGAAAGGCCAGGATGCAGCCCTTGGGGATGGTCACAGCCTCCTTGTGGTTTATGGATCCCTAGGACAAGACAAGGAGGATTTGTGATTCTGCAGAGATCCTAAGGGCGAGACATTGGGAGCAAGGGGCTAGGAGGCCAGGGGAGGGCCAGGCCCGAGAGCCTTTGGGGAGATAAGAAGTTGGGGACGCTTCGGCGGTGTCCTTGATTGCCTTCCCCCTAGAGGAGTGAGCTTCAGTGCTCTTCTGCTCGTTTCCGCTGCTCATCCCATAACGACCTGTTTCTCTCTTCCTGGTTCAGACCCACGAGGGAACTGGGCAGACCTGCTCCATCTGCTGCCTGTCCATCCCTGCCTCACTTTAGAGCGTCCATCCAGGCCCtggttccttcttcctcttcagtGTCTGTCCCAtcctcacctccttcaggaagctTCCATGACTAAGCCCTACTCCTGTTTCCACTCATCCTTTGAATATTTATATACTACAGATAGAGGTATGTAAAGCATTGCTTGTTTACAGTGAATTCGCCACGCCTACGCTCTCTGGCCTTGAACCTCTGTCGCCTTCATGGGACCGAGCACTTTCTGAGAGCAAGGATGTCTCTGCTGTGGATGGGGGTCGGTGCGAGGGAACACCCGTGACTGGGAGTTTCTTGTTCCCTGATATGTTCCCGTGGCATCGGGCACAGGGGTCTACCCACCTGGGTGCCATTGACCAGAGAGAGGATCTCTTTCTGGCCAACTGGGGTCTGGAAGTGGAAAAGCGGGAAGAAGGagtgggtccttttttttttaatttttatttatttttttgtctttttgccatttctagggccgcttttgtggcatatggaggttcccaggctaggggtcgaatcggagctgtagccaccggcctatgccagagccacagcaacgcgggatccgagccgtgtctgcgacctacactatagctcatggcaatgctggatccttaacccactgaacaaggccagggatcgaactcgcaacctcatggttcctcgttggattcattaaccactgagccgcgatgggaactcccagtgggtCCTTTTCAGTGTCCTGCATGGACACTGATCGGGCAAAGTCAGGGCAGCCTCTGggacaggctgtgtgtgtgtctatctgtgAATCAAACCTGTAGCCCCAGCGGGGCGAAGAATGGGAGGGAGAAGCAGCCCTCCGCCTTGCCAGCCCTCTGCAGAGTGACCTCCTGCACCGTCTCCACCACCTCCATCACCACATACAGGTTCTCTCCTCGACTTTGCATCTCCTTGAGGAACGGGTGCTCGGCCATCAGCTTCCTGCGGCAGGAGATTCATGAGGGCACCATTTGAGAGCATCTTCTCATCTGGGCCATGCCCTTCCCTTTTCGCCCGTCCTCCCCAGGAGCGAGGCATGGCGGGGGCAGGGGAAGCGCGAGGACTCTGCAGTAAGACTCTGGTTGAAACCCAGCTCCGCCGCTCACGGGCAGGGCAGCTTCCCTGAGGCTGGGttgcctcatctataaagtgaggtcggagttcccgtcgtggcccagtggtaacaaacccgactagtatccctgaggatgcgggttcaatccctggcctcactcagtgggttatggatccagcattgccatgagctgcggtgtcggtcacagaggaggcttggattccttgtggctgtggctgtgtaggctggcagctgtagctctgatttgactcctaccctgggaacttccaaatgccatgggtgtggccctaaaaaagacacacacacacacacacaattatagttgatttacaatgttgggccaatttttgctgtacagcaaagtgacccagccatacatacatacatatatatatatattccttttcttttctttctttcttttttttttttgccatttcttgggccgctcccgcggcatatggagattcccaggctaggagtccaatcggagctgtagccaccggcctacgccagagccacagcaatgcaggatccgagctgcgtctgcaaccaacaccacagctcatggcaacaccggatccttcacccactgagcaaggccagggatcaaacccgaaacctcatggttcttagtcagattcgttaaccactgtgccacgacgggaactcccatcatggtctatcccaagagactggatatagttccctgtgctgtacagtaggacctcattgcttatccattctgaatgtaatagtttgcatctaccaaccccagactcccgctatgtcccatttcctcctcctcccccttggcaaccacaagtctgtcctcctttatctgtaagtctatttctgttttgtacataagttcgTTTGtcccatgttttagattccacataagtgatatcatatgatatttgtctttctctttctgacttcacttagtatgagaatctctagtggcatccatgttgctgcaaatggcattatttcgttcttttttatggctgagtagtattcccttgtatgtATGGACATGGTTGATTCTTGTTCCCTTGGgctccccttcctttcctctttgttcTCGGACCCATTCATCTCTCCTGGggtctttcttctccctcttacCCTTTCTCTTGCTATCAACCCCAGTTCCTCCTCTCCACTTGTTTAGGTACATAAACACATTCTTGGATATTACTGCCCCCTCAAGTCATCattctatttccttccttcacttccGTGGCACATATCTCAAAAGATATGCCTCACTGCCAACTCCTAAAttctttaggcttttttttttggccacgcgcATGTTCCCGAgttaaggattgaacccaagccacagcagcaacccaagacacagcactgaccacacgggatcctttacttgctgagccaccagggaactcctacaacacgATACTCTGATATCCACATACACAGGGAAATGATGACTGCCATCCAGCTAATCAACACATCCCTCGTCTCACAGAGGCACTTTGACAAgaccctctccctcaccctgcGATCAGTTGTCAAGGCCATCCCTTTTGTCACCCCAGAGGCTTTGCATCCCTTCTGCTCTTTTCCTTTCCGCCTACTCTTCCCACTCATTCTGCATCTCTCATGGGTAGTGCAACACAGCCTTGCCTGGTCTGGCTGCTCCACACCCCTGTCCCTCATCCTCTGACATGCTTCACCGTCTGGCCAGATTAATCATGACACAGCGTCATCAGGGTCTCCTCGGTGCCTACGGCATAGTTCCATCTCCTTGATCAGGCGCCTGGTCCTCCAGGATCTGGGCCCTCCCGACATCTCTCCCTTGTTCCACTCGTACCTCCTCTGCTCCTGCAAACAGGCTCCTCATGGTCCCTGTGGGTTTTGAGATGTCTCacctgtgggttttgttttgttttgttttgttttgttttttggtctttttgccatttctactcccgcggcatatggaggttcctaggctaggggttgaatcggagctgtagctgccggcctacaccagagccacagcaacttgggatccgaaccatgtctgcagcctacaccacagttcacagcaacaccggatccttcacccactgagcaaggccagggatcaaacctgcaacctcatggttcttagttggattcgttaaccactgagccacgacgggaactcctcacctgtgTGCTTTTGTAATGCCATTCTCCTAGCCCTGcttgtccatttcttttcttttctttttgtttcttttccttccttccttctctttctatctttcctttcttctctttcttttttgtctttctagggccgcacccacggcatatggaggttcccaggctaggggtctaatcggagctgtagctaccagtctacgccacagccacagccacagcaatgctggatccttaacccactgagcgaggccagggatcgaacccacaacctcatggttcctagtcagattcatttccactgcgccatgacgggaactcctctttctttttttccttccttccttccttcttcccctctctccctcccttgcttcctccctcccttccttccttcctctgtctttttatggctacacctgcagcatatggaagttcccagactaaaggatcaatcggagctgcagctgctggcctatgccacagccacggcaatgccagctcagagctgcacctgcaacttatgccactgcttgcagcaatgcaggatctgtaactcacggagcaaggccagggattgaacctgcatcctcatggatactgatcaggttcttaaccctctgagccacaacaggaactcccgcttGTCCAATTTCCACTCATCTTTCAAGGCCTAGGTCACGGGCTGCCTCCTCTGTGAAGTCTGTCTTCGTTTCCCCAGACAGAAGTCCCCTTGACCTGCCAGAAAACTCAGCCACAGCCCTCCTGGGGCATTTATCACATCTTGCCTTAGCTTATGGTtaccatatattttcatatttcctaTATATTTACTCTATACTATATATTTCGCCCCCCAGTCCGAGAACACGCGGGTCTTGGACAAAGATGTTCCTGCACCGCCCAGCACCTCGGAGGCGCTTTGCACTCAGGGCGGCTGCAGATGTTTATGCCTCAAGGCCcagcccttccttcctgcctccccagccctcaCCTCCTTTCAACCACTGCTTAACTACTTAAAAGTCACTTCACCTGTAAAGCGAAACAGCTGAGGAGCCCAGCACAGATGTGGCATCTGCCACGCCCCTGGCTCTGCTGGGGTAGCCTTCCCAGGGCTGCTCGGTGTGGGTGTGGAGCTGGGCGAGGGCTTCCTTTACGGGAGCAGAATGCTATGCTCAAGACCCCTCCCCTGGTAGTGTATTTCATGGAGTCTGAGGGTAGGAAGGAACCTTAGGGACTTTCATGTAACACCATCAGGGAAGAAAACTGAAGTctaaagaaaacaggagttcccactgtggctcagtgggttaagaacccaacagagtctctgggaggaggcaggttcaatccctggccttgctcagtgggttgaggatctcgtgttgtcaccagctgtggcagaggtcacagatgcagctcaggcctggtatggctgtggctgtgatggaggctggtagctgcagctctgattcgaccccttgcctgggaacttccctatgccgtaaaaacaaaagcaaacaaaacactgAAGTCCCAAGAGGAGAAGTGACCTTTCTAAGGTCACACAACACGTCAGTGTGAACACatcatctttgtgtgtgtgataaTGGGGAGCTGGCACTGGAGGGGGTGGAGCGATGGGTGTGGGGTGAGGCAGTGGTTAGGAAATGGCCTGGATGCACCCACAGGCTGGGAAGGTCATCTTCAAGAGGTCCCCCGAGGTGACCACATAGGAAGGTCCTCGCCCTTTAACTCAGGGGCCGAAGTACCCTTTCCACGCCCCGCTCCCCCTACCCCAGTAGCCCTGCGCCTTGCCCAGTCTCACCTCTCCTGGTGCAAGGTCTCCAGAGCCTTGGGGGCCACACTGAGTGTCTGGACCTCCAGCGTGCTGTTCTGGGACAGCCCCGCCGTCCCCGTCACCTTGACTGTCTTGGGCACGTCCACCTCTCCCTCCACTCGGGCATCCAGCATATTCTTAAAGCTGAAGTTCCCAGAGTCTGTTGGGTCTGCGGGAGGGAGAAGAGCAGGGAGCTGGGCGGGGAGGCCCCCCTGTTCCCCGCCTCCTGCGGGAACGTTGGGCTGGAGGACTCCTAACCTAGGAAGAGGGAGCTTTGGGTCCTCCTCGTCGCCTGGTCCCCTCCCTCGGTCCCCAAGCCACGGCCAGAGGCTGACCTGAAGGTGAGCTGCCGGGTTCAAGCACATCCAGGAGGGTGTAGTCGGTGCGGATGTACCGGGCTCCCCAGAAAAGCgtgctcttcctcttcctcagcaCCAGGCAGAAGGGGTGGAAGCGCCTGAAGTCTATGAGGCTGTCCAGGGGTGTCAGGTCCCCCCGAGGGTTTAGTTGTCTGGCCAGGGCCCGGGTGACATTTTCAAACATGGTCATTGTCtctgtggggggagggagacCGGTGTGTGACAAGGTGGGAGAGCAGAGCCTCCTCTGTGGAAAGAAGTCgccaggctctgggggagggggtgccccTAAAAACGCCTGGATTCTTGGAACATCAGGCCTGAAAGGAACCAGAGgctcttctgttgttttttttttttttttttctcctcttctctaagggctgcacccaaaatgtgtggaagttcccaggtgaggggtcgaatcggagctgtagccaccagcctacaccacagccacagccacaccaggtccgagctgcatctgtgacctacgctgcggcttgtggcaatgccggattcttaactcactgagtgaggccagggatcaaacctgcatcctcatggatactagtcaggctcttaactcactgagttacAGAGGAAACTCCAGGGGTCTCCTTTTTGTGATGAGGAAATGAGGACTTAAAAGCtaaaaccgggagttcccgtcatggcgcagtggttaacgaatccgactaggaaccatgaggttgcgggttcaatccctgcccttgctcagtgggttaacgatccggcgttgctgtgagctgtggtgtaggttgcagacgcggctcggatccagcgttgctgtggccctggcgtaggccagcggcttcagctccgatgagacccctcgtctgggaacctccaaatgccgtgggagcggcccaagaaatggcaaaaagacaaaaacaaaaaacaaaacaaaaaaaagctaaaaccGTTCACACTAGAGACACACCCCCCCTTTGCTCCGTCAAGggctcttttctccctccccactcACCTTCTTCATGGACATGGAGCCTGCCTGGAGCATTTCATTAGCTGTGGTGGGAAAGCTGCTCTCACACAGCTAAGTCCACCTTGTCCCCCCCAGAGACTGTGACAGCCAGGACCCCGGGAGTCTGAGGGAGGGAGGCGGCCATCATGGGTGGGAGGCAGTGCTGTTTTGCCCAGCTGCCTCTTCCTTGGGTGGGGGGGTCACCTCCCTGTACCCTTACCTCCCTTGTGCCCCCCTGGCTCAGAGGGTAGACCCACCTCCCTCCAGGCACCGCCCAACAGAACCAGGCACTCTGATGCTCTTTGCCTTTGCTCCTCTGCTTGTAGTACCTCCCTCCCCATCTGAAGAAtccctactcatccttcaagactcaCTTCCAGTCATTCCTCTGggactcctccccctccccctcaggcaGCTGGTGACTCCCGAAACGCTGTGTACATACCTCTCCGAACACCTGTCGCCTCCTGTTGCTGTGATCTGATCACCTGAGTCTCGCCTACTCGACTCGACCGTGACTTCCCAGAGGGCAGGAAGTGGGTCTTAATCATCTCTGAGGCctcagcttggagttcccgtcatggctcagtggttactgaagccgactaatatccatgaggatgcaggtttgatctctggcctcgctcagtgggttaaggatctggtgttgccatgagctgtggtgtaggtcatagatgtggcttggatccagcattgctgtggctgtggtataggctggcaactgcagctctgatttgacccctagcctgtgaacctccatatgctgcaggtgtggccctaaaaggaccaaaaaaaacaaaaacaaaaacaaaaaagaatccgactacagcagctcaggccGTTGAGtaagcacaggtttgattccaggctcGGCACAGTGGGGTAAATTTCCTGTGTCGCTGAAGCTGTGACatgggtcacagctatggcttggattcaatccctggcccaggagcttccatatgccatgggtgcagccataaattaaaaaacaaaacaaaacaaaacaagacaaaaaaccatcaagggaatgaatgaatggggccCTGGGAGCCTGGGGGACATAAGCTAGGGTGAGAGGGTCCTGGAGAGCGTGGAACCTGCAAGAGCTTGAGGTTCACAGTCTCCGTCTTTGAGCTTCAAGCCGAGGTGCTCTGGCTGGGCAGCCAGCTGGCATAGCTGGATCGCCCCAGGGGTGGAAGAGGTCATGCCAGCAGGCCTGGAACCACCTCACGCCCCTTGTGGGCACCTCATAGCGTCAGGGAAGCTGGAGGCACATGCACAGGTTCACGGGGCTGTTCTGCCAACCACACAAGCTTCAGTGTGCTTCCTGCACCCTGATTCCTGGGACGGCCAGATGGGATGGGACAACTTCCTGGGCAGCTGGATGCAGCTGGGAAGGGCTCAGGCGACTGCTGTATGATCTTCAGAGAAGCGCTCACCTCTCCAGAGCCACTGCTCCCTTTTCTCCCCGAGGCTGGTCAAGGTTCCTACCGAACTGGGCTCTCCCGGTCTCCTAGGCCCTTCTTGTTCCACTCATGTTCGTGTTCATTCcaagaacaccccccccccccccgctgtcATCAAGCCCTTACCAGGGAGCTCTTACCAGGGTGCTCGGTCTGGTCCAGCAGCTGGGTCTGTGGCTGCGAGAATGGCTCTCCCTCACCAGGACCGGCTGCTCCTTTATGCCTCCGTGGAGGCAAGGATGGAGGCTTCCGGGGACCCCGCCTGCCCCGGTGACCCCACCCCTCTCCTGCTCCACTTCCGGGAGAACAGCATCAACCTGTTCCACGCGGGcgctgccccaggccctgggccctggcctccTGAGGGCTGAGGGGGTGGGTCAGGTGCTGCCAGGCAGGTGCCAGCGTGGGTGGGGGAGCCAAGGCTGAAGGAGAGGTGGCCATGGAGGCTTGGCTTGATGggctgagaggagaggaaagaaggcacCTTGGAGGGGGCTCAGAGAGAGGCAGCggggttggggtgtgtgtgtgtgcgtgtgcgcgcgcgcgtgcatgtgTAGACGGGGAAGGCTTCTCTCTTCCGCTGTCACGGTCATTAGGAAGCATCTAGGATTCATGATGAGGTCTTGCGGGCGTGACGTGGGCGTAAGAAATCCTGTGTGTCTTCCCACCGCAGCAGCAGGCAGCACAGCTGAGAAGTTGTTCTCCCATCTTTCCGCGTGTCGGCCCGCGTATGACCACGCAGCCCATGTGGCTTGGCTCCAGGCACATATTCGCATGTCTGTTTAGCAGAGATGGAGCGAGATCACATGGTTCCTGTTGTCTCCTGTTCAGCGTCTCTGCTGCTTCTGGAGCAGCGTACATACACACCCGTATCCCTAGGCAAAGGCATGGCAGAGTCAGTGGAAAAGCCCAATGCACCCATCTGCCGTGGCAATTCACATATGTCATCATCTCAGGtcttgctcttatttttttaatttaatattactattattatttttcttttaaaggcaccagtggcacatggaggttcccagcctaggggtccaattggagctacagctgccagcctacgccacagccacagcaacaccagatctgagccgcgtctccgacctccaccacagctcatgacaatgccagatccttaagccactgaaggaggccggggatcgaacctgcaacctcatggttcctagtcagattcatttctgctgcgccacaaccggaacgcctctttttatttcatttatttattttttacaatgatttttattgtttccattccagctggtttacagtgttctgtcaattttctgctgtacaacaaagtgacccagtggcacatacatatatacattctttttctcacattatcctccgtcataagtgactagatatagtttatctttcatttttaaattgaaagagttgatttacaatgcggTGTTGGTATTAGGTGATGAGCAAAATCATTCAGTTATGAATGacagtatatacacatatgtccatattctttttcatattcttttccattatggtttagtACA
The Phacochoerus africanus isolate WHEZ1 chromosome 14, ROS_Pafr_v1, whole genome shotgun sequence DNA segment above includes these coding regions:
- the GSDMA gene encoding gasdermin-A isoform X1 produces the protein MIKTHFLPSGKSRSSRVGETQVIRSQQQEATGVRRETMTMFENVTRALARQLNPRGDLTPLDSLIDFRRFHPFCLVLRKRKSTLFWGARYIRTDYTLLDVLEPGSSPSDPTDSGNFSFKNMLDARVEGEVDVPKTVKVTGTAGLSQNSTLEVQTLSVAPKALETLHQERKLMAEHPFLKEMQSRGENLYVVMEVVETVQEVTLQRAGKAEGCFSLPFFAPLGLQGSINHKEAVTIPKGCILAFRVRQLVVKGRDEWDIPHICNDNMQTFPPGERPEEEKFTLIQASDVGEVHEDFRTLKEEVERETREVEKLSPRGRSSLLCSLSKLLGKKKELQDLELTLEGALDKGREVTLKALPKDVLLSKEAMGAVLYFLGALTELSEAQQKLLVKSMEKNILPVQLKLVESTMEQNFLQDKEGVFPLQPELLSSLGEEELTLTEALVGLSGLEVQRSGPQYTWDPDTLPHLCALYAGLSLMQLLSKAS
- the GSDMA gene encoding gasdermin-A isoform X2 gives rise to the protein MIKTHFLPSGKSRSSRVGETQVIRSQQQEATGVRRETMTMFENVTRALARQLNPRGDLTPLDSLIDFRRFHPFCLVLRKRKSTLFWGARYIRTDYTLLDVLEPGSSPSDPTDSGNFSFKNMLDARVEGEVDVPKTVKVTGTAGLSQNSTLEVQTLSVAPKALETLHQERKLMAEHPFLKEMQSRGENLYVVMEVVETVQEVTLQRAGKAEGCFSLPFFAPLGLQGSINHKEAVTIPKGCILAFRVRQLVVKGRDEWDIPHICNDNMQTFPPGVIQASDVGEVHEDFRTLKEEVERETREVEKLSPRGRSSLLCSLSKLLGKKKELQDLELTLEGALDKGREVTLKALPKDVLLSKEAMGAVLYFLGALTELSEAQQKLLVKSMEKNILPVQLKLVESTMEQNFLQDKEGVFPLQPELLSSLGEEELTLTEALVGLSGLEVQRSGPQYTWDPDTLPHLCALYAGLSLMQLLSKAS